Proteins co-encoded in one Brassica rapa cultivar Chiifu-401-42 chromosome A02, CAAS_Brap_v3.01, whole genome shotgun sequence genomic window:
- the LOC103848430 gene encoding DNA-binding protein HEXBP-like — MSKLVERMAMLETNLGEEAKLKSRPQSGPVTKTNDRKRKWDQVEGGKASSDKPECPKCGKHHLGECWKAMGACVRCGSMDHMIRDCPRPSSTQGQPSGGGSLTCFSYGKSGHF, encoded by the coding sequence ATGTCTAAGTTGGTGGAACGTATGGCAATGCTGGAGACTAACTTGGGCgaggaagctaagcttaagTCTCGACCTCAGTCAGGTCCGGTCACTAAGACCAACGACCGGAAGAGGAAATGGGATCAGGTTGAAGGAGGTAAAGCCTCGAGCGATAAACCTGAATGCCCTAAGTGTGGCAAACACCATCTAGGCGaatgctggaaggccatgggtgcttGTGTGCGATGCGGCAGTATGGACCATATGATCCGGGACTGTCCTCGACCGAGCTCAACCCAGGGCCAACCAAGTGGAGGCGGCTCTCTAACTTGTTTCAGCTATGGCAAGTCCGGACACTTCTAG